Genomic DNA from Bemisia tabaci chromosome 2, PGI_BMITA_v3:
attaaaaactgagagaaattctaaaaaaatgtctcgcacattttccagaaaaatcatgcattttttatattaaaaaattgcaactaaATTGAAagttcttgcaagttggcaacgctgcttttcctccatttcaatgtATTTTGTGCAATCCATAAGGAGGCTGTCTGACCTACATTCGATATataccatggatttaaatggagtatgagccgtgttgccaacttgccggAAGAGCATCTTAGGAAGTATTACCCTGGTAACGATGAGGAAGGAGGTGGGTCAGTCCTCTGGACCGGAGGATGCTGAGCGTCGGACCTCCTGGCAAATGTGACATGAGGAACTGCTACACTGGATATGCTAGAGTTGGAGTCTTGAGAGATGCTCCTTTTGAAGGCTGTGCCCGTTATTGCCGGCCTATTGAAAGGATACCTCCACGGGGATTTCGGCGGGTCCATCTCGAAACCCCGATTGTCGAGTCCTCGTTTCAAGTTGCTCTGCTCCGATTCGTCGTCCTTTTTCGACGACAACCGCCTGAAACAACGTAGACCACGCTCTCAGTGGGATTTAGAGGAATACAAATGATGTAAAGTGTTTGAgcaggagggtatggattcgatcgacatgaattgatcgaaaaataaaaacgtgaatcgatccaCGAGATTCGGTCGATAACGATTTGATCGATAACCGAGAATCGATTGACAActtcgtgaatcgatcgaaaacctcgtgaatcgatcgacagctccatgaatcgatcgacaaatccgtgaattgacCAACAAGCCTATCAATCGATCGACAACTCCGtaaatcaatcgacaaacccgtgataCGATAGAAAgctccgtgagtcgatcgagaACTCCGTAAATCCATCGACAACTCCATGAATTAAGTGATAAATCTGTGGATCGATTCACGTTTATATTTTGCGATCAATTCATATCGATCTAATCTACCCTCCTTTGAAGCAAACCATCCACATCTGCATTGAGAGTTTTGAAGAGAGATCCTTTTAATAGCCAACCGAAAAACAACTTTGCTTTAAAATGTTACATTCTAATCTTTAGGGAAACATTATTGGGAAATATGTAAAAAACATACTtgagcaattttgggggaaaaacatGGGAATCCCTAATTCTGCGAAACCTTCTTAgatgttaaaaaatgtattttttatgttcagtttttaaaaataagaaataatgaTACTTTAAGATGTTTTGATAGacatatttttacttaaaaaaaacttttgaggcgtaaacaaaaatattcaagaatCATGATGATATACGTTATTAACAACGTTATATAACATACGTTATTaacgtaaaattattttaaacaaacttcagagaatgtttttcaaaaagactaaaaaattactttaaaccCTTCAATAGCTTTAATGactgaaacaaaaatcaaaatcaccaatttaatttgtttttttcgatgaaatgtagtttttaaacttttaatgcCGTCTCCTATTCCTATGGAAAAGGAAAGTATAATGGTTTTAATAGTTTCATACGATACCGGAATCAACATATAGAAAATACAATCCGTCGTTGAGCTTTTTCGACGAACATTTTGCTGGCATGATAGCACCTCTTAGACACCGCTTCAGAAAGGAGATAGGGAATCGggattttatcaaggaaaaaacTCGACGATTTCAGATTTCAGAATCTTACTAAAACAACTATCTCGTCTTTAAACTcaattttaccttaaaattcGTCTGCCAAGACCAGGGGCTTCTTCCAGTCCGGCTTTTCCTCCCTTCTTTCGGTGATTGCTATCCTCGATAATGATATGTCTATCGTAAGGAGTGTCATAATCCACCTCGAGAATCGTTGAGAATCTGTTCGGGAACAACCAGTCACCTATAGAGATGATCAGTCCTATGATGGAGCAGAAGCTTCCTGAAATCGAgaacaaaaattccaaaaatgaaactaaatttTAGATAGGCCTCTAAagcagcgggctgatcgttgaaattgatagacaaagcgatagacaaagaagacatagggagtatggagcgatcctattggttgaaatggttggttcctatagactgaggAAGACAatttaatagactaactatggggtctcCCATGGACTGTCGTTAGTTAATCTATACCTCTTGTCCATTGCATCCACTctcctccaccaataggattcctccatatcacttttgtcttttttgtctatggctttgtctaccaatttcaacgatATTTATTTTATAGAGAGAATCAACTCATCAAAGCacaaattttttctcaagagAGTTATGTTATTTGGTGCAAAATCACCTCTGTCTAAACGACACGTGCGTCGAATTGCAATCAGTTTTTTTGTGAACAGCACTTGACCAAAACTACCCTCAAGGTGGAAAGTgggtcaaaaattgacaaatgGACCACTAACTGGTTTATAAGCCGTGGATTTTTCTTAGTGCGTAACGTATTGAAATTGAAGAGTACAAACCAGCAATAATGACTAGCCAAAAACACCATCCGTAGCGGAaagcaagtattttattttgttcaaaacgGACTTGTAGCGGGTTGGCAGGAAGGAGGCAGCGATACACAAAAGCGGCCACCAACAAAAATGACCCAGTTAGAGTCATCATGTAAGCACCATATCTCGGGACCACTATCAGGAGAAGATTCATGAGAAGCCAGCTCGCAAAAGCAGCCCTggaataataaaatatatataaatacaTAAACATacctatttttctatttttcaataaCTGATGATCTATTTAAATACGAGTATGAGTCTATGTATTAAGGATACGTGTAGAGCTCTCCAGGTATTCCGTTCAGTTTAATGTACCGGTATATGGGGATGATTTGTTTTTCTATAAATTTCCATCCAGTAACCATTTTTAATCACATTAGAAAACACGAAGAACtaactaaaatttaaaagaggtATGTCGGCCATACTTATGATCATTTCACTTGTCTGTTGAAGAACTCATCACAATTTATACATATTAAAAACGTATACTTTGTTGCCGAATATTAATGATAATGAATGACCTTGTGCATAAAAAGAAGTATGATGCATTACTTACCAGAGCAGGATAGAGCTATAATAGCCTGCAGCTCTATATTGACCTCCCCAAGTGAAGCCCTCCTGCCCAAGACTGAAGTACTCTGCTACTGTGAGAATGGGGAAAGGAAGCCCCCTCTGAATTGCCTCCCTGTAGCTGTGTCCCATCTCATGAGAGCCATACCACGAGAATCTCTCATTGAAATCTATGTCCTCTGACGTGTTATCCGCCGGGATAGCTACAACATAGATCAAAAACATTTCCATTAACTGCTTTGCGTGTGgtcaatttttcactgaatatttaAGTAACGTATTATGgataaatactcttgaatcgAAAATAGAGAtatgctatttttttatttttgatatgcATTAGCGCAAACGTGATTTTTTCTACATTTATTTCGTTGATGCCAAATCTGCAGAAAATAGTATAACGTCGCTGCGTAGTTAACGAATTAAACCAGGCTGTTAGAAATGATACGGCGCACATTATCCATTTTTTTGTTCTATGAGGGCTTTAATGCACTAAAATATACGTTCTATTCAACATTCAAGGGAATAACTTCTTACAATACAATTagttcaaaaattattaataaactGGGTATACTAGTGTAATCACAAACGGGGAGATAATTAcatgtaaaaaaagaaacaggaGATAAGAGTATACATATATATTAATCCAACtaggttgtaaaattgtgccGAGTCAACGCtgttttttgaaggaaacaaggccaaaaaattaagacaaaatcagttaaaatcaaaagtattgagttctaaatttttaccaccttgttacatacagtttggaccgcgtttcttaatgttttttttctcttatgttTTTATTAATATACAGACGATaaacaaaaatgttgaaaccAGCTGTTCATTTCAACATGTGATTTTCGAAATTCGATAAACTGGGTGATGTACGAGTAAGACTTTATCAGTATGGTTTTCATCGATTATGGTATCAATTTATGGTTTTTATAACATTGCAAGTTTCTTTAAGATACAGGGTATATTGCGCAACTTGACATGGAATCAGGCTACGATGGATTCATTTTGTACTTTACGCCACATGCTTGTTCATAAATGACTTCTAGGACTTAACAGAAATTACAATAATGGAACTTAAGTTTAATTTACTCAACTTTCAATTTCATAGACAAAAATGTTCCGTCCGATTACCTCAAATATCCTGAAAATTCTGTTCGCTGGCACAGATGAAAAAATTTCACCTTGGAGGGCACTCTCGCGTGGGTCATAAACTGTGATGTAGAACTGGTTAATGACAGAAAAGACAGCACATTTAACCCGGAAGTTTCACTTCTGCACTTTATGCTGGCATTAACAAGATCTCTCCTGAAAGTTGGTTCTCGTGCAGTTGAGTCATAGGCGGAATTTTCGTCGAAGGTCAAAAACCATGCACGGATAATGTGCGTCTTTCACTGTTCCTGAACAGCTTCATCCGCTGAACGGCATTTAAGCAAGAACAGACTTTTAAGAATACTAATGGCTTAACTCTGAAAGCTCTTCAGTTGATCGCAACATCTAGAGggttttttcctatttttgtttcttgaaacgagaaaaaaaatacttgccGCTTgcaatttatcaaaatttgtttCACATAAGAAGGAAATATttgatttcctcgtaaaaataaaatatcatcaatgatcctCGCAGATGCGAAAGTATCTTCTGTCACCATCCCATACGTGCCACTGGATTTTAACTAGATTGGAGCTAAAGAAACAAGGATGGACAGTATCACAATCATGCGACGCCACCTGATGATCATTGAAGATCTTTCTGCACCTCTGAGGATCATTGATGCTGTCTTATTTATACAGAGTAATACGCGGTATCGGGCTGTTCAAGAATCACGTAAGCTACCTTAGGAGAAAAGAGGGGTTTAACTTCTCTTCTGGGGTCTTACGGGAGAGGAAAGGAGAGTCAAGCCCAGTCTTACGTAAGCCTCTTGCTTTAAGAATACAAAATGGAGATAACAATCCAAGAAGAataatatttggacgtatttctatcaaacggacctaagcgccatatgGTGAGAAAGGTACACAGGggagcttggattggcggcggaatcgggcgtccggcttattccgtcctatactggcaatgcttttccatggcgcttaggtccgtttgacagaacgcgttatccgggattctaaattcctcaaaaggaactcgaattggcgcttagttctgtttgatagaaatacgtcaatttttcagacttccTTCGTCATTTCCTTAATTATTAGGGGGAGGAGGGTTGAGCCAATCTTACATGATTCAAAACGGGGGGGGGAGGTACAGTCTTAGAGATGTCTTACCTGGGcggaataagaaagaaaaattcaaaatccggcCAGAATCCTTTACGTAATATCAGAATGTAtgaattttccattaaaaagtaacCAATAAAAGacaatttgcaacgtcgcaatttGAGATACGTGTTGTTACATAACCATTCGAAGGGGGttgattttcttattttcatgaaaacttctAGTGGCTCGGCATCAAGAAAAGAATGTTAATGTCCTATAACACTTGCTCGCAGTAGATTCGTTTGCCACTGTAATATATCCTtggtgactttaacgcaaggataAGAAAAACAACCGAGCAAATTCATTTGGTAATGGTTCGCAAAATACAGTTCAAGTTTTAATCTGCCTTGTGGTCCATTACAACGTTATCCTCATATATTTTTATCTTTAATAGAAAATGTTTCATCTCGAGGTAAGACACTAAAATCATTTGTATAATTGTTATAtccgcactggtaaaaaaaaaacctcttggttcaagagtgcagtttcttgtcgccggatttaagagtctggactcttgtttcaatgcaaaatccgcttgaatcaatgcaaaattcgcttgaaacaagagttcaagactcttaaatccggcgacaagaaactgcactcttaaatcaatgcaatgcggcattggtccaagaggttttttttaccagtgatttGTTGCGTCGCTTTTAGTTCGTGAGACGACTGACAAAGTGTGGGAAGAGGTACTTGCCTTTCAGAGTAATGTTGACATGTCCTAAGCCTATGTAGGCCCCAAGTTTGGCGGAAATCAGTTCCGTAGAGAAAGCTCGATAAGAACTTTCTATATCAATTTCGCCCACGTGCCAGTTTGATCCGCATCTTGCCACTAGAACAGATCAAAATTGTTTGCATGagctaaaataaaatttaacaggTTATATGAAGAAAACCAAaaccatcaaattttcaaaaatcacctTTCGACAGAgtactgttctgccgtgctaaggaagaacgacgtatgaaaattcgagagttgccaaatttccttcgataaaatgtttattttctcggaaagttatgaatatatttttcctttaaatcagaatctttaggtaaaatttcgaACCAAATCATCTGATaaaatcgggaggaaaatattcttaaatttactaggtattcgcattttatcaaagaaaatttgacaacgcctgaaggtttatacggcgcttttctttaacacggcagcatgGGGGCGTGTAAATAGTTATACAAGAAGCAGCGTCGTCCAGACTGTTTTGTTTCGTCGGAGTGGAGTGTGTTATATTGGAACGACAATGACGGTCAGGAATGATAACAAAAATAGCTGATGAGGTGCAAGGTCATATATTGCCATTTTACACAAGagcgccgtaagaaccttcagacgttgccaaattcttctCAATACAAATCTGGATTTTAGGGAAACTTGCAGATAtttccccttcaatttttcaaaaaattttcttcgcgATTTAATCTGAAGTCCCAGAGAATTTCGAGGAGAAATACTCATAACTATTctataaaattaatatttcatcggggaaacgtggcaacgtttgaatgttcatactgcgttttttcaTAGCACAACATCATAGGTCGCGGACAGAGAGACATTATGCAAATGTGGCTCTTGTGCCCACGTCCACGTCACGTCCACATCCGCGTGTTTTGTCGCCGGATCAggttgaaaaatcagcattttactCGAAAAACGTGGAGCAAAAAGGCACATGTAATCGCATAACATGGCAACCATGGCGTATGGCGTTCATGTCTCTGCTATGAGCTCATCGTCGTCA
This window encodes:
- the mol gene encoding dual oxidase maturation factor 1, with translation MGSDGPTLYTNNNRTPVTGDANSIATILFFSTLFLAFLIIFPGVRKERFTTFITVTLSLFVGNVIMMARCGSNWHVGEIDIESSYRAFSTELISAKLGAYIGLGHVNITLKAIPADNTSEDIDFNERFSWYGSHEMGHSYREAIQRGLPFPILTVAEYFSLGQEGFTWGGQYRAAGYYSSILLWAAFASWLLMNLLLIVVPRYGAYMMTLTGSFLLVAAFVYRCLLPANPLQVRFEQNKILAFRYGWCFWLVIIAGSFCSIIGLIISIGDWLFPNRFSTILEVDYDTPYDRHIIIEDSNHRKKGGKAGLEEAPGLGRRILRRLSSKKDDESEQSNLKRGLDNRGFEMDPPKSPWRYPFNRPAITGTAFKRSISQDSNSSISSVAVPHVTFARRSDAQHPPVQRTDPPPSSSLPGRSSLRSKPVQETAMW